The genome window AAAACATGATGGCAAAACTGAGATATTCGATGACCAATCGCGGAAGTTAAGCCTTTCGCGCTACCGCAAGTTGCACCAAGCGGCGTAACCGCAACACCCGAATCCGGCCATACTTGATTTACCGGCTGATCGCCCAGTCAGTCGTCGGGGGAGCCACCTCGTCGCTCATGAGCGGGGGACCATCGCATTGCCGAGCTTGATCCTGCGTCTGGAGAAACTGGAGCCGGAGCCGGCCACTGAGCCGTCCGCCGTGCTTCGGGTTCCGGACGTCGGAGAGGCGGGCAACGCTCGCGAACCGGCCGGCGGGCCGACCTCGCTGAGCCGTTGGAGCGCCGCGGTGGCGGCCGCACATGACCCGTGCTTCGTCCTCGACGCCGATGGTTCCGTCATCAGCATCTCGGTCGCCGGTGTCGAGCTGCTCGGCTGCGGTGACGAGACGGTAATCGGCCGGAGCATCCTCGACATCGTCAACCTGGTCG of Mycobacteriales bacterium contains these proteins:
- a CDS encoding PAS domain-containing protein → MILRLEKLEPEPATEPSAVLRVPDVGEAGNAREPAGGPTSLSRWSAAVAAAHDPCFVLDADGSVISISVAGVELLGCGDETVIGRSILDIVNLVDLDTGSTHPEYAARITPLIVLSAPGLARSLVRVRHQDGMVVTLDTSSASIHDAAGAVLGSITFLARISAR